The DNA window CGGCGCGCAACAACAGCCTGCATCGGCGCCAGCCCAAGGACAGGCAATGGCGAACGATGATTTTGACGACGATATTCCGTTTTAACTTGCCCCGCAGGGTGTAGCCAAAATTAAATGGGCATCGAGCCAATAATTTATATCCAATCATATAGATGAAGCTTCACGAATATCAAGCCAAAGCTTTGTTTGAGAGCTTTGGTATTAGCTTGCCTAAACACGGTGTTGCTGTGTCAGTAGCGCAGGCTCGTGAGCTGATGGAAAAAATCCCTGCTAACGGCTGGGTTGTTAAAGCACAGGTGCATGCAGGCGCACGTGGTAAGGCGGGCGGCATCAAGCTGGTGAGCAATATCGTTGAGCTAGAGCAGGCTGCTAACGAGTTACTTGGTTCGCATCTAGTGACACATCAAACAGGGCCGCAAGGCCTGCCCGTGAACCATGTACTGATTGAGCCAGCAATCAATATCCAGCAAGAACTGTATGTCAGTCTTTTGCTGGACAGAGCAATTGAGCGTGTTGTATTTATTCTGTCGACTGAAGGTGGAATGGATATCGAAACAGTGGTGGCGACTCAGCCAGAAAAAATTCATCGTCTGGTCGTCGATCCCGTTGTTGGTTTACAGTATTGGCAATGCCGACAAGTGGCTTTTGACTTGGGATTGTCACCGGTTTTGATGGCTGCCCTGGCTAAGTTGATGCAATCACTTTATCGCCTGTACGTAGCAAAAGATGCCAGCCTGATAGAAATCAACCCCTTGGCGATAACTGAGGATGATCAATTGATCCCACTCGACGCCAAGGTGGAGATTGACGACAATGCCTTGTATCGCCATCACGATTTGGCATTACTACGTGACGCTGAGCAAGAAGATGAAAAAGAGCGTGCGGCGCACATTCACAATCTAAACTATATCTCGTTAGACGGTGACATTGCCTGTATGGTCAATGGTGCAGGTTTGGCAATGGCGACGATGGACTTGATTAAGTTGCATGGTGGTGAGCCAGCTAATTTTCTTGATGTGGGTGGTGGCACCACGGCGGACAAAGTTGCTGAAGCCTTTAAGTTGATTGTCTCCGGTGGCCAGGTTAATGCAATTTTGGTGAATATATTTGGTGGCATTGTCCGTTGTGATTTGATTGCACAAGGTATTATCTCTGCCATCAAAGAAGTAGGCATTGCCATTCCTGTTGTGGTGCGTTTGCAAGGCACTAATGCAGAGCAAGCACGTGCGCTGCTTGATAAAAGTGGACTTGACCTGGTATCAACTGAGTCTTTGACTATGGCGGCGCAGCAAGCCGTTGCACTGGCTAATAAAACAGAAAAAGGTGTTGGCTAATGAGCATATTGGTTGATAAAAGCACCAAAGTCATTTGCCAGGGCTTTACTGGAAAGCAAGGCACCTTTCATTCCGAGCAAGCGATTGCTTATGGCTCGCAAATGGTTGGTGGCGTAACACCAGGTAAAGGTGGCCGAGTACACCTTGGCTTACCGGTATTTAATACAGTTCGGCAAGCAGTTGAGCAAACTGGTGCGCAAGCAAGCAGTATTTATGTGCCGGCACCATTTGCAGCCGAAGCGATCATCGAAGCGGCTGCTGCCGGTGTTAAAGTGATTTGTTGTATTACTGAGGGTATACCGGTTTTGGATATGCTCAAGGTTAAGGCTGTATTAAAACAATATGATGCGTGGTTGATTGGGCCGAATTGCCCGGGTGTCATTACCCCGGGTGGCTGTAAGATTGGTATTATGCCTGGCAATATTCATCAAGTGGGTTCGGTGGGGATTGTTTCGCGCTCAGGTACGCTGACCTATGAAGCGGTGCAGCAGACAACGGCAGTGGGGTTGGGACAGAGCACCTGTGTTGGTATTGGTGGTGATCCTATTCAAGGCATGAATTTTATCGACTGCTTGCGTTTATTTGAGCAAGATGAGCAGACAAAAAGTATTATCTTAGTTGGCGAAATTGGCGGCGCAGCCGAAGAAGCCGCGGCAGAATTTATTCAAAGCGATGTTAGTAAGCCAGTAGTGGCTTATATTGCGGGTATCACTGCGCCAAGTGGTCGTCGTATGGGCCATGCTGGTGCAATTATCTCTGGTGGTCAAGGCACTGCTGAAGGCAAGATTGCCGCGTTAGAAAAAGTAGGCGTTGAGGTGGTGCGTTCGCCAGCGGATATCGGTGAGCAGTTAAAACAAAGATTGTCCGCCTAGCCTATCTTGGATATTGCTAATAGTTTACTGTGAAGGAAGCTCTAATTTATGGAGTTGTACACATGACTAAACCTATCGTTGCTGGTCGTACTCCGATATCAACCGTGTTGGAAGTTGGTAAAACTTATTATTTTTGTACCTGCGGTCGTTCTCATAAGCAACCGTTTTGCGATAGCTCGCATCGCGATAGCGAGTTTTCACCAAAAGCATTCAGCGTTGGAGAGTCTAAATTTTATTATCTTTGTATGTGTAAAAAATCTGCTAATTTGCCTTTTTGTGATGGCACTCATGCTAAGAACTAATCTTAATACCTGTAATTTCCCACGCAATCACCCACGTAATCGCCAGGTTAAGTCACTTTGACAAAAAAACTCCGTATAACTATCGCACAATGTAATTTACATGTGGCGATATTGAAGGCAATGCTGAGCAGGTGTTGTCTGCGACGATATTTGCGCGTGATGAGCAGTCTGCTGATTTAGTTATTTTCCCTGAGTTAAGCCTAAGTGGTTACCCGCCTGAAGATTTGGTTTTGCGTGATGGTTTTTGCGCAGCGGTGGCCCAGTCTTTGGATTCATTGGTAAAACAGATTAAGGGTATCAAGGTTGTTGTTGGCTACCCCTTACTGCAAGACGGCTTGTTATATAACGCTGCTTCAGTGTTGGCTGATGGAAAAATACTTTGCACCTACCGTAAACAGCAAATTCCAAACTATGGCGTTTTTGATGAAAAACGTTATTTTACGCCGGGCGATGAAACCTGTATTTTCTCTATTAATGGCGTGTCGTTGGCTTTAACGATATGCGAAGATATCTGGCGGCCTGGGCCAGTCAATCAGGCGGTGCACGCTGGTGCTGATTTGATTATTAATATTAATGCATCGCCCTATCATGAAGACAAACAGTGCGAACGTGAAACGGTGTTGATCCAGCGTGTGCGTGAGAGTGGTTTGCCGATTGTTTATTGCAATTTGGTGGGTGGCCAGGACGAGTTAGTGTTTGATGGTGCCTCAATGGTTATCGCTGCCGATGAAGCTATTCATTACTGTTCACCAATGTTTGATAGCGCTAATTCTTTGGTGGAATTTGCCAAAGTGGAATCTTCTGGTGACTTACAGCCAAGTGTTGCGCAAACGTACGTGTTGCCTCAGCGTGAGCAATCGATATATCAGGCAATGGTGCTGGCGGTACGTGATTATGTTGGTAAAAATGGTTTCCTGGGCGTCGTCATGGGCTTGTCTGGAGGCATTGATTCTGCGCTAACACTTGCAGTCGCCGTTGATGCTCTCGGCGCAGAAAATGTACAAGCGGTGATGATGCCTTATCAATATACCTCCGACATAAGCATCGAAGATGCGCGTACCGAGGCTCAAACATTAGGCGTTCGTTATGATGAGATTGCCATCGAATCTATGTTCGACGCCTTTGTTACCGAGTTAAATAAAAAAGAAGGTTTGGCGCCAAGCGATTTGGCTAAACAGAATTTGCAAGCGCGTTGTCGCGGTGTGTTGCTGATGGCAATCTCAAATGAGACTGGCCGCATGGTGTTGACTACGGGCAATAAGAGTGAAATGGCAGTGGGTTATGCCACCTTGTATGGTGATATGGCAGGGGGGTTTGCACCGTTAAAAGATGTTTCTAAGACGATGGTCTATCAGTTAGCGCGTTATCGCAATACGATTTCTGACGTCATTCCTGAGCGGGTGATTAATCGAGCGCCTTCTGCTGAATTGGCGCCGGATCAAAAAGATGTGGACTCTTTACCTGCCTACGAGGTTCTCGACCCCATTCTTCAAGCCTATGTTGAAGAGGATAAATCCGTTGCTGAAATTATCGCTGATGGCTTTAGTGAAGAGACAGTGCGCAAGGTTGTTGGCATGGTACGACGTAATGAGTATAAACGGCGTCAAGCGCCTCCGGGCGTTAAATTGACAGCACGAGCTTTCGGTAGGGATCGACGTTATCCGATCACATCGAGCTATGTTTAGGCTACGGTGATTTGTAGAGCTTAGTAAGGCGGAGTATAAGACATCGACGTCAACACAGAGTCGTTGTACTATATACTACGCAATGAGCTTAACTGGCTCTATAACCCTATCTGCTCGAGGCAGCTATGAAAAAAATAGAAGCTATTATCAAGCCGTTTAAATTAGATGAAGTACGTGAAGGATTGTCTGCTGTTGGTATTACTGGCATGACAGTGACAGAAAGCAAGGGTTTTGGTCGACAAAAAGGCCATACTGAGCTTTATCGTGGCGCTGAATATGTCGTTGATTTTATTCCTAAAGTCAAAATCGAAGTGGTCGTTACCGATGATCAGTTGGAAAGTGCCCTTGAGGTTATTACCAACGAGGCACGTACCGGTAAAATTGGTGATGGTAAGATTTTTGTGCTTGCCGTAGAAAAAGTGATTCGCATCAGAACTGGCGAGCAAGATAACGATGCAGTTTAGTGTTTGTTACGGCTACAAGCTGTGTTGCTTCAAATCGCATTGAACCTAAATAAATCAGTTAAGTCCACTGCGAACACTTAAATGTACTAAACCTAAGTGTTTTTTCTCACTGTAGACTCACCCATGAGCGACTACGCGATCGCCTAAAATTAGCAAAAAACACGTTACCTCCATCACTTTAGACGCCCTTGCTACGATTTAACTGATTTATTATTTAGGCTTAAGCAGTCTTCCCTGGTACTCCAGCAAGTTAGTATTGACAGGTTCAGAGCTAGCCCAATGTACCGATACAAGGCGCAGTCCGCAGGCAAGGGTTGTTCCCTTGCCAAGGGCTGTAACGCAGTAGCGGTGCATTGGGCTGGTTCCCTTTGGGCGAGACGAGAAGCGGTCATCTGCGTTGTTGTGCTGCCTTGAATTAGCTATGGCTAATACTGCGTTCGCACGCCTATCAGCTGACCGCTTTTCGTCTCGCTGAGCCTGTCAATACTAACTTGTTGGAGTACTAGCTCTTCGTTCGTTTTCGTAAGGCTTTGGCCTGTGGGTGATCAGGGTAATTTAGCTGCAACACTTGTAGGCTATTGTTCGCTAAGTAGTGCATGCCGAGATGTTTGTAAGTGCGTATTAGTATGGCTAAGGCATCAGCGGTGGCTGGCGACTCTGGCAGCTTTTCAATAATATATTTGGCGCGATTAATTGCGGCGATAAAGGCACCACGTTTAACGTAAAAGCGTGCGACATGCAGTTCGTGCTTAGCCAGGGTGTTACGTAAGTAAACCATACGCTGCCGTGCATCTGAGCTGTATTGACTTGCGGGAAACTTATTTACCAGCTGCGAAAAATATCGGAACGACTCGGTAAGTGTACGTGGGTCACGGGTGGCTGGGTCAAAGAAGCGGATAGGGCCAAATTTTCCCGAACGATCATCAAATGTGGCTAAGCCGCGCAGATAATAAGCACGATCTACTTTTTCATGGCGTGGGTTTAGGCGAATAAAGCGATTAGCTGCACTTAAGGCTGCTTCAAGTTCCTCATTATCAAGATAAGCAAAGCCGATATTGAGTTGTGCGCGCTGGGCAAAAGGCCCAAATGGAAAGCGTTTTTCCAGTTCTTGAAAATGTTCGATGGCGGCATCGTAGGACTTTTTATTATAGGCGGCAGTTGCCTCATCATAAAGGCGGGCGGCAGTCCAGTTAGTAGGGACATCCTCTTTGTCAGGAAATAATGAACAGCCACTGGTGACTAACAGTGAAGCCAGCAGAAACAGTAGAAGTATTGGGCGTAAGCAAAGCACAGTGATATACCAAAAAGTTAAGCCAACATTATAAACGGCCAGAACGACAAAGCCACTCGCGATTGCGCATTAACGGCTATTGAGTTTGTTATGAATATCCGACATCGAGCGCACCCAGGGGTTCGGTAGCTGTAACTCAGCACTGAGTCCCTTTAACGCAAGTAAGGCTTCATTTTTGCTGCGGTAATGACCATAAGTCAGCGTAAACCAATGACTGCCTTCATTGCGTGCGCGAAAATAGCCTGCTTCTGCAGCAATATCATGTTTCTTAATGTAATCTTGCAAGGCTTTTTCATCGTTAGTGCCAAGTAATTGTAAGGTATAGCTAGCGCCAGGCTGTGACAAATACCACGATTCCCGTTTGAGTTCATTATCATTGTCAGTGAAATCGCTAAGGTCAGCAGTATTGGGTGATATGAGTTGGACTTGGTTTTCACTCTCTAGGTTTGGCTCAGTGCGTGGGCGAGGTTTATTGGCAGCTTCGATTGCAAAGCGGGCACTTTGTTTTGCAATTTGGCGCTGCTTCAGCTTAGCGGGGTCAACACGGATTACCTCATTGCCGCTAGTATGCGCACTAGTAGTATGACGATAATCGGGATATTTGCGTTTAAGCGCTTGGCGCACATCAGAGGCTTGTACCAGGCTACCTTGTGCTGTAAATGCCTCAATCATTACTGAATAGGCTTCTGGTGTAGATTCCGAGCGAGTATAATTTTTAATTATGTATTCAGCGCGGGCAATGGCTTCTTTATATTTATTGAACGACAAAGCAGTTTTTGCCAGTTTAATTTCATGTTCAGCTAATTTGCTGTGTAGGACTTCCATGCGAATACGGGCATCTTGATTGTATTTGCTATTAGGGTGGCGGCGGACTAATTCAGCGAACGACGCAAATGCTTTACGTGCTATAGCAGTGCGCGCATTACCCGTTAGCTGACTGCTTTGCAGTTGTTTAATTCCATCATTGTAGCGAGCGAGGCCGCGCAGATAATAGGCGTAATCAATGAGCGAATGGTTTGCATAGGTTTGAATAAAGGCGTTGCTGGCTTCGACTGCAGCATTACTATCACCCAGCTTGTAATGCGCATAACCGCTGCCGAGCAGCGCCTGTGGCGTTGTTTTGTCTTCAGGAAATTGCGTGCGTAAGCGGGTAAACTGATTTAATGCTTCACGGAAATTACCATTATCCACGGCGTTTTGGCCGCGTGCATAGATTGCCATGGCCGTATTTCCAGCAGTAAGGTCTGGTTCGCTGCCAGTGTTAGACGGCGCCGTGTTTGGTGTGCTCGAACAGGACACACATAATAGTGCGGCCAAGCCAAGCAGCGTTAATTTATTCAAAAACCTCAGCTCCAGCAAGGTATGCAGACCTTAGTCATCAGTGCGATGATAAGTGATAGTGATGGCTGGACTATAGCAGAGCTTATACAACGTTGCCTTAATTTTGATATGGATACTTATGTGTTGTTGTAAGATAAAACTGAAGGTTAGCAGGTGTTATTAAAATGTTTAATCAATATCAATGCTCGTATTGATGTTGATGTGGGCTTTGAATTGGGTCAATTTTATTTATGACAGTAACGACAAATAATACGAATGAATTGCGTCAGTCGATTAGCGACGAGCTAGCAGGCATGAGGCTCGATCAGGCACTGGCACGCCTATGGCCAGAGTATTCGCGTTCACGTTTAAAACAATGGGTTGATGAGGGGCTGGTTACGGTTAATAGTAAGGTGTTGCGACCTAGAGACAAAGTGCATGAAGGCGATGAAGTTGTATTAAAGCCGCAGCAGATTGCTGATGACACC is part of the Gammaproteobacteria bacterium genome and encodes:
- the sucC gene encoding ADP-forming succinate--CoA ligase subunit beta produces the protein MKLHEYQAKALFESFGISLPKHGVAVSVAQARELMEKIPANGWVVKAQVHAGARGKAGGIKLVSNIVELEQAANELLGSHLVTHQTGPQGLPVNHVLIEPAINIQQELYVSLLLDRAIERVVFILSTEGGMDIETVVATQPEKIHRLVVDPVVGLQYWQCRQVAFDLGLSPVLMAALAKLMQSLYRLYVAKDASLIEINPLAITEDDQLIPLDAKVEIDDNALYRHHDLALLRDAEQEDEKERAAHIHNLNYISLDGDIACMVNGAGLAMATMDLIKLHGGEPANFLDVGGGTTADKVAEAFKLIVSGGQVNAILVNIFGGIVRCDLIAQGIISAIKEVGIAIPVVVRLQGTNAEQARALLDKSGLDLVSTESLTMAAQQAVALANKTEKGVG
- the sucD gene encoding succinate--CoA ligase subunit alpha, whose protein sequence is MSILVDKSTKVICQGFTGKQGTFHSEQAIAYGSQMVGGVTPGKGGRVHLGLPVFNTVRQAVEQTGAQASSIYVPAPFAAEAIIEAAAAGVKVICCITEGIPVLDMLKVKAVLKQYDAWLIGPNCPGVITPGGCKIGIMPGNIHQVGSVGIVSRSGTLTYEAVQQTTAVGLGQSTCVGIGGDPIQGMNFIDCLRLFEQDEQTKSIILVGEIGGAAEEAAAEFIQSDVSKPVVAYIAGITAPSGRRMGHAGAIISGGQGTAEGKIAALEKVGVEVVRSPADIGEQLKQRLSA
- a CDS encoding CDGSH iron-sulfur domain-containing protein: MTKPIVAGRTPISTVLEVGKTYYFCTCGRSHKQPFCDSSHRDSEFSPKAFSVGESKFYYLCMCKKSANLPFCDGTHAKN
- a CDS encoding P-II family nitrogen regulator, translating into MKKIEAIIKPFKLDEVREGLSAVGITGMTVTESKGFGRQKGHTELYRGAEYVVDFIPKVKIEVVVTDDQLESALEVITNEARTGKIGDGKIFVLAVEKVIRIRTGEQDNDAV
- a CDS encoding outer membrane protein assembly factor BamD, which gives rise to MLCLRPILLLFLLASLLVTSGCSLFPDKEDVPTNWTAARLYDEATAAYNKKSYDAAIEHFQELEKRFPFGPFAQRAQLNIGFAYLDNEELEAALSAANRFIRLNPRHEKVDRAYYLRGLATFDDRSGKFGPIRFFDPATRDPRTLTESFRYFSQLVNKFPASQYSSDARQRMVYLRNTLAKHELHVARFYVKRGAFIAAINRAKYIIEKLPESPATADALAILIRTYKHLGMHYLANNSLQVLQLNYPDHPQAKALRKRTKS
- the bamD gene encoding outer membrane protein assembly factor BamD, with translation MNKLTLLGLAALLCVSCSSTPNTAPSNTGSEPDLTAGNTAMAIYARGQNAVDNGNFREALNQFTRLRTQFPEDKTTPQALLGSGYAHYKLGDSNAAVEASNAFIQTYANHSLIDYAYYLRGLARYNDGIKQLQSSQLTGNARTAIARKAFASFAELVRRHPNSKYNQDARIRMEVLHSKLAEHEIKLAKTALSFNKYKEAIARAEYIIKNYTRSESTPEAYSVMIEAFTAQGSLVQASDVRQALKRKYPDYRHTTSAHTSGNEVIRVDPAKLKQRQIAKQSARFAIEAANKPRPRTEPNLESENQVQLISPNTADLSDFTDNDNELKRESWYLSQPGASYTLQLLGTNDEKALQDYIKKHDIAAEAGYFRARNEGSHWFTLTYGHYRSKNEALLALKGLSAELQLPNPWVRSMSDIHNKLNSR